A stretch of the Cucurbita pepo subsp. pepo cultivar mu-cu-16 chromosome LG16, ASM280686v2, whole genome shotgun sequence genome encodes the following:
- the LOC111777491 gene encoding exosome complex component RRP41-like isoform X1 gives MAKKATPATSTYSPSPTTRKTRPPIFRSDDVDWVRPDGRSFHQCRPAFFRTGAVNAASGSAYAEFGNTKVIVSVFGPRESKKAMMYSDIGRLNCSVSYTTFSTPVRGQGSENKEFSSMLHKALEGAIILETFPKTTVDVFALVLESGGSDLPVVISCASLALADAGIMLYDLVASVSVSCFGKNLLIDPTLEEENYQDGSLMITCMPSRYEVTQLTITGEWSTAKINEGMQLCLDASCKLVTIMRSCLKESAATVSEE, from the exons ATGGCCAAAAAAGCGACACCAGCTACGTCTACGTATTCTCCCTCTCCTACCACCCGCAAAACCAGGCCACCCATCTTCAGAAGCGACGATGTCGACTGGGTTCGCCCTGATGGCCGAAGCTTCCACCAGTGCCGTCCTGCTT TTTTTAGGACTGGTGCTGTAAATGCTGCTTCAGGATCTGCTTATGCGGAGTTTGGGAACACCAAGGTCATTGTTTCTGT ATTCGGCCCTAGAGAAAGTAAGAAAGCAATGATGTATAGTGATATTGGCCGGCTCAATTGTAGCGTCAGTTATACAACATTTTCCACTCCAGTTCGTGGACAG GGATCGGAAAACAAGGAGTTCTCCTCAATGCTACATAAAGCTTTGGAAGGGGCAATAATATTGGAGACATTCCCCAAGACAACTGTGGATGTATTTGCCTTGGTGTTGGAATCTGGAGGCA GCGATCTTCCTGTTGTAATATCATGTGCTAGTCTTGCTCTTGCCGATGCTGGGATTATGCTTTATGATCTTGTTGCCTCAGTTTCTGTG AGCTGCTTTGGTAAGAATCTTCTTATTGATCCTACATTGGAAGAGGAAAACTACCAAGATGGAAGTCTGATGATAACTTGTATGCCATCTCGTTACGAAGTCACTCAGCTCACTATTACAGGCGAATGGTCAACCGCTAAAATTAATGAG GGTATGCAGCTTTGTCTTGATGCTTCGTGTAAGCTCGTGACGATCATGCGGTCATGCTTGAAGGAATCTGCCGCCACGGTTTCAGAGGAATAA
- the LOC111777491 gene encoding exosome complex component RRP41-like isoform X2 gives MSTGFALMAEASTSAVLLVFFRTGAVNAASGSAYAEFGNTKVIVSVFGPRESKKAMMYSDIGRLNCSVSYTTFSTPVRGQGSENKEFSSMLHKALEGAIILETFPKTTVDVFALVLESGGSDLPVVISCASLALADAGIMLYDLVASVSVSCFGKNLLIDPTLEEENYQDGSLMITCMPSRYEVTQLTITGEWSTAKINEGMQLCLDASCKLVTIMRSCLKESAATVSEE, from the exons ATGTCGACTGGGTTCGCCCTGATGGCCGAAGCTTCCACCAGTGCCGTCCTGCTTGTAT TTTTTAGGACTGGTGCTGTAAATGCTGCTTCAGGATCTGCTTATGCGGAGTTTGGGAACACCAAGGTCATTGTTTCTGT ATTCGGCCCTAGAGAAAGTAAGAAAGCAATGATGTATAGTGATATTGGCCGGCTCAATTGTAGCGTCAGTTATACAACATTTTCCACTCCAGTTCGTGGACAG GGATCGGAAAACAAGGAGTTCTCCTCAATGCTACATAAAGCTTTGGAAGGGGCAATAATATTGGAGACATTCCCCAAGACAACTGTGGATGTATTTGCCTTGGTGTTGGAATCTGGAGGCA GCGATCTTCCTGTTGTAATATCATGTGCTAGTCTTGCTCTTGCCGATGCTGGGATTATGCTTTATGATCTTGTTGCCTCAGTTTCTGTG AGCTGCTTTGGTAAGAATCTTCTTATTGATCCTACATTGGAAGAGGAAAACTACCAAGATGGAAGTCTGATGATAACTTGTATGCCATCTCGTTACGAAGTCACTCAGCTCACTATTACAGGCGAATGGTCAACCGCTAAAATTAATGAG GGTATGCAGCTTTGTCTTGATGCTTCGTGTAAGCTCGTGACGATCATGCGGTCATGCTTGAAGGAATCTGCCGCCACGGTTTCAGAGGAATAA